The following proteins come from a genomic window of Alicyclobacillus dauci:
- the spoIIE gene encoding stage II sporulation protein E — translation MAQISLTHKSAKENRTSSKVIPLPRWTWHAWRRVAVLIAIGFLLGRANIEHAVSPFGLAYFAVLSEVAGRKKAWPAYFAVLGALTVDGTTGGLLMLLQLVLYRVARRYIFRKKLPDLHFVPITAGIVSLVSRLAMVGTVWTKYDVLIALAQGALVTILALIFVQCMNLFVGGEQTRTLKYEQIISVVILVASVVMGFVGLHVHGVELAAVAIDWLILVMTCGGIGISAAGAIVVSMLTLLNHQASLTQVAILGFAGLLGGLLRDTNRFFVSLSFMLSTTVLTATYAHSYQPLLMNLLASAVASVFYFLTPKRLENELRSYVPGTREHTQSERDRVQRVNALLTEKIHEVSQVFDELSKSFADTGENEYTAAQHLVTQIVSATSQSVCALCPRRAKCWDKESMQTYHAMANTLRNIESAGGRKAVPSAEMRDRCVRLDPLMNTLRYNLDVTNRDAKWMKKLREQRSLLSAQLSGVASVVGAMAKELDEENKSSLSDEEQIIGALEQLGLYVDDVHIVSLEPGKVEIEITQPTEGAYENSARMIAPLLSGILGEHISVSQVQSENGGGPCTSVFASARLFQVNTAVATAARDGRIVSGDTHTSVDLGNGRYTVAVSDGMGNGERARRESKAAIDLLKKLMKAGFDEKLAIRTVNSTLLLRSRDEMFTTLDMALIDLFNAKAEFLKIGSAPSFIKRGNEVIEVTGSNVPIGILQDIEVQSVEQQLQAGDILILMSDGLYDAPPHNYDSDTWLRTVISKLETKTPQDIADMLIETAVRMNHGSIRDDMTVVVAVIEHHEQEWAAIKLPSVPSLRKANKRRRGA, via the coding sequence ATGGCGCAAATATCCCTGACGCACAAAAGTGCTAAGGAGAATCGGACAAGTTCTAAGGTCATTCCTCTTCCACGTTGGACGTGGCATGCTTGGCGACGTGTTGCCGTCCTCATAGCCATCGGCTTTTTATTGGGCCGAGCCAACATTGAGCACGCGGTTTCCCCGTTCGGACTCGCTTATTTCGCAGTTCTATCAGAAGTCGCGGGGCGTAAGAAAGCGTGGCCTGCCTACTTCGCTGTTCTCGGAGCGCTGACTGTCGACGGAACCACAGGCGGTCTCCTGATGCTCCTGCAGCTAGTCCTTTATCGTGTTGCCCGTCGGTATATATTTCGAAAGAAGTTGCCCGACTTGCACTTCGTTCCCATCACGGCGGGAATCGTATCCCTGGTCTCCAGACTGGCTATGGTTGGCACGGTCTGGACCAAGTATGACGTCCTCATTGCCCTCGCCCAAGGAGCCCTTGTCACCATCTTAGCGCTCATCTTCGTTCAATGCATGAACCTTTTTGTCGGTGGTGAACAGACAAGGACGCTGAAATACGAGCAGATCATCAGTGTGGTGATCTTAGTTGCGTCTGTCGTGATGGGATTTGTCGGACTGCACGTTCACGGTGTGGAACTGGCGGCTGTAGCTATCGATTGGCTCATTCTGGTCATGACGTGCGGAGGGATCGGAATCAGTGCAGCGGGTGCCATTGTCGTGAGTATGCTCACACTCTTGAATCACCAGGCCTCGTTGACTCAAGTCGCCATTCTCGGGTTCGCCGGATTGCTCGGTGGATTGTTGCGTGACACAAATCGTTTCTTCGTCAGTCTGTCCTTTATGTTGAGCACAACCGTGTTGACTGCCACATACGCCCATTCGTATCAGCCACTTCTCATGAACCTGTTGGCCTCTGCGGTGGCCTCGGTTTTCTATTTTCTCACGCCGAAACGTCTCGAGAACGAGTTGCGAAGCTATGTGCCTGGTACCCGTGAACATACGCAGTCGGAGCGGGATCGAGTACAACGTGTGAACGCCCTGTTGACGGAAAAAATTCATGAGGTGAGCCAGGTTTTCGATGAACTGTCAAAATCATTCGCGGATACGGGAGAAAACGAGTATACGGCGGCGCAACATCTTGTGACGCAGATCGTTTCGGCAACATCGCAGAGCGTTTGCGCACTGTGTCCTCGGCGCGCGAAATGCTGGGACAAGGAGAGTATGCAAACGTATCATGCAATGGCCAACACCCTGCGGAATATCGAGAGTGCCGGTGGACGAAAGGCTGTCCCGAGTGCGGAGATGAGGGACAGGTGCGTGCGTCTCGATCCGCTCATGAACACACTCCGGTACAACCTGGACGTGACCAATCGCGACGCAAAGTGGATGAAAAAGCTTCGTGAGCAGCGGTCACTGCTCTCCGCACAGTTGTCGGGCGTTGCGTCGGTCGTTGGAGCGATGGCCAAAGAGCTCGACGAAGAGAATAAGTCTTCACTATCAGATGAAGAGCAAATCATCGGGGCGCTCGAGCAGTTGGGGCTGTACGTGGATGATGTTCACATTGTGAGTTTGGAGCCGGGGAAGGTCGAGATCGAAATCACGCAACCGACGGAGGGAGCTTACGAGAACTCGGCACGGATGATAGCACCCTTGTTGTCGGGGATTCTCGGTGAGCACATCAGTGTCTCCCAAGTGCAAAGTGAAAACGGAGGCGGTCCCTGCACAAGTGTCTTTGCTTCGGCCCGGTTGTTTCAAGTCAACACTGCCGTTGCCACTGCTGCCCGGGATGGGCGCATCGTCTCGGGGGACACGCATACCAGTGTCGATCTCGGCAACGGCCGCTACACTGTCGCCGTCAGTGATGGCATGGGCAACGGAGAACGTGCCCGGCGGGAGTCAAAAGCTGCGATCGATCTGCTGAAGAAGCTCATGAAGGCCGGATTCGACGAAAAGCTAGCCATCCGTACGGTGAACTCCACCCTGCTCCTGCGGTCACGTGATGAAATGTTCACAACCCTCGACATGGCGCTCATTGATTTGTTTAACGCGAAGGCCGAATTCTTGAAGATTGGTTCAGCACCGAGCTTCATCAAACGAGGGAACGAGGTGATTGAAGTCACGGGCAGCAATGTGCCCATCGGCATCCTGCAAGACATCGAGGTACAGTCGGTGGAACAACAACTACAAGCAGGTGACATCCTCATCCTGATGTCTGACGGATTATACGATGCCCCGCCGCACAATTATGACAGTGACACATGGCTGCGAACTGTCATCAGCAAGCTCGAGACAAAGACCCCGCAGGACATCGCGGACATGCTCATTGAGACAGCCGTTCGTATGAATCACGGCAGCATCCGCGATGACATGACTGTCGTCGTGGCCGTCATCGAGCACCACGAGCAGGAGTGGGCCGCCATTAAATTACCGAGTGTTCCAAGCCTCCGCAAGGCGAATAAGCGTCGCCGCGGCGCGTGA
- a CDS encoding septum formation initiator family protein: MHAYRQLGKPDVGPHVTSRRKNPLLRVRYLALVIICGWAALYYLHTERPQLMKLQLQHQQLQSQLSQMKAQQQSLEQEKQQLNDPSYIEKYASKHDGMSAPGQIPFDLQQGSPQG; this comes from the coding sequence GTGCATGCATATCGTCAACTCGGAAAGCCCGACGTCGGCCCACACGTTACTTCACGGAGAAAAAATCCACTGTTGCGCGTCCGGTATCTGGCCCTTGTCATCATCTGTGGATGGGCTGCGTTATACTACCTGCACACGGAACGACCCCAACTCATGAAACTGCAATTACAACATCAGCAGTTGCAGTCGCAATTGAGTCAAATGAAGGCCCAACAGCAATCGTTGGAGCAGGAAAAGCAACAATTGAATGATCCGTCGTATATTGAAAAGTATGCATCGAAGCATGATGGCATGAGCGCACCGGGTCAAATCCCGTTTGATTTGCAGCAGGGTAGTCCGCAAGGATAA
- a CDS encoding protein kinase domain-containing protein: MMLSAQVPLSRGLRITGKWTKNEWTVLSCLGIGANGAVYSVRQQGGEQVAMKVCSDAGAVAFEWGLLERMAKAGTAFPKPHCIDDSANQSALYFYVMEQVGGRPLIEAWPRLSTRDAVRVLIGIGYGLRDLHASGHAFCDIKPQNVLVDVGKTQCVRFVDVGGVTPFGRSVRQFTPTSDCAYWGFGERRASAAYDIAAVMLTVTCLQSPPPPNLSQWTVERRKAWLQRAVRATGDSAWRGLAEDAIQGKLQAADEFIRRLYVLAKYPPAPQQPRRAATSSSGGRRMTSVPPSTAMSGAKSGHMGQTSAIPKRTRNRQAARAGGDWTERFMWISLTCAIVSTAGAWAVYFRWL; encoded by the coding sequence ATGATGCTTTCGGCACAAGTTCCCCTGTCTCGGGGACTGCGGATCACAGGAAAATGGACGAAAAACGAATGGACGGTGCTGTCGTGCCTTGGAATTGGGGCAAACGGTGCCGTCTACTCTGTTCGGCAACAGGGTGGCGAACAGGTAGCCATGAAGGTCTGCTCCGATGCAGGTGCAGTGGCGTTCGAGTGGGGACTTCTCGAACGGATGGCCAAAGCGGGTACCGCGTTTCCGAAACCACATTGCATTGATGACAGCGCAAACCAGTCTGCGCTGTACTTTTATGTCATGGAGCAAGTGGGCGGTCGTCCTCTGATCGAAGCGTGGCCACGATTGTCGACCCGGGACGCGGTACGCGTTCTGATCGGTATCGGCTACGGACTACGCGATTTGCACGCTTCTGGCCACGCGTTTTGCGATATCAAACCACAGAACGTCCTGGTCGACGTGGGGAAGACGCAGTGTGTTCGTTTCGTCGACGTGGGCGGTGTTACACCCTTTGGCCGATCCGTTCGCCAATTCACCCCCACATCTGACTGTGCGTACTGGGGATTTGGCGAACGACGAGCGAGTGCAGCTTATGATATCGCCGCGGTGATGTTGACTGTGACCTGTCTTCAATCACCGCCCCCACCAAACCTTTCGCAGTGGACGGTAGAGCGGCGCAAGGCCTGGTTGCAACGCGCCGTTCGCGCGACGGGAGACAGCGCATGGCGCGGTTTGGCCGAGGACGCGATTCAAGGCAAACTACAGGCGGCCGACGAATTCATCCGCCGACTTTACGTCCTGGCCAAGTACCCACCTGCCCCGCAGCAACCGCGACGTGCTGCCACTAGTTCCTCAGGTGGACGCCGCATGACATCCGTGCCGCCGAGTACAGCAATGTCCGGAGCCAAGTCGGGACATATGGGACAGACGTCTGCCATTCCCAAGCGGACTCGAAATCGTCAGGCTGCCCGGGCCGGAGGCGATTGGACCGAGCGCTTTATGTGGATATCCTTGACGTGCGCCATCGTTTCGACAGCCGGTGCATGGGCCGTTTACTTTCGATGGTTATGA
- a CDS encoding S1 domain-containing RNA-binding protein, with amino-acid sequence MAIEVGSKLTGKVTGITRFGAFVTLPEGETGLVHISEISDSYVKDVNDFLKVDDEVTVKVISVGADGKIALSIRKAVDTPQGAPGRSHGGDREYGGGRGGHGGGRGHGGHGGGRGEARRGNSFEQLMNRFVKDSEERLSALRRNESKRGGRGGRRG; translated from the coding sequence ATGGCCATTGAGGTCGGCAGTAAGTTGACAGGTAAGGTAACAGGGATTACCCGTTTTGGAGCATTTGTTACGCTACCAGAAGGTGAAACCGGACTCGTCCACATCTCAGAGATATCGGATAGTTATGTAAAAGACGTGAATGATTTCTTGAAGGTTGATGATGAAGTAACCGTCAAGGTCATTAGTGTTGGTGCGGATGGGAAGATCGCATTGTCCATTCGAAAAGCTGTTGACACCCCTCAAGGTGCGCCTGGCCGTTCACACGGTGGGGATCGTGAATACGGCGGTGGTCGTGGTGGACACGGCGGTGGTCGTGGACACGGAGGTCATGGTGGTGGCCGTGGTGAGGCACGTCGGGGAAATTCGTTTGAGCAACTGATGAACCGATTTGTCAAAGACAGTGAGGAGCGTCTATCTGCGCTTCGCCGCAATGAATCGAAACGTGGCGGCCGTGGTGGTCGTAGAGGCTAA
- a CDS encoding HU family DNA-binding protein, whose protein sequence is MNKMELINKVADKTGLKKKDAELAVNSVFDIIEDTLGNGEKVQLIGFGTFETRERAARSGRNPQTGEVIEIPASTVPAFKPGNKLKESTR, encoded by the coding sequence GTGAATAAAATGGAATTGATAAACAAAGTCGCAGACAAGACTGGCTTGAAAAAGAAAGACGCTGAGCTGGCTGTGAACAGCGTATTTGACATCATTGAAGACACACTCGGCAACGGCGAAAAGGTTCAACTCATCGGTTTTGGCACGTTCGAAACACGCGAACGCGCTGCTCGCTCTGGTCGCAACCCACAAACTGGCGAAGTCATCGAGATCCCAGCTTCCACAGTGCCAGCCTTCAAACCTGGCAACAAGCTCAAGGAAAGCACTCGCTAA
- a CDS encoding vWA domain-containing protein, whose amino-acid sequence MGRLSKEATIRQILVITDGCSNIGDDPIEAAARAHQRGIVVNVVGVVDKGDMGGQGRDEAMSIADAGGGMCRIVHPVDLSATAQMMTHQTMQMTLQQVVNQELLSVMGKTTEELPPAERSRVMQVVDKLEEEVALQLVVAIDMSASMKEKIPTVREAVRDLALSLQVRVGRAQVAVLSFPGQGDAPTKLIQGFAEQVDMQEMEMSLQARGGTPTGPAIDHAVELMMNERLTHRDDIDGPRRDFA is encoded by the coding sequence GTGGGAAGATTGAGTAAAGAGGCGACAATCCGCCAGATTCTCGTAATCACTGATGGGTGTTCAAATATTGGAGACGATCCGATCGAGGCCGCAGCTCGAGCGCACCAGAGAGGCATTGTGGTCAATGTGGTCGGTGTCGTGGATAAAGGTGACATGGGCGGACAAGGAAGAGACGAGGCCATGTCCATCGCTGACGCCGGTGGTGGGATGTGCCGGATCGTTCATCCAGTGGACCTTTCAGCGACGGCGCAGATGATGACCCACCAAACGATGCAGATGACACTCCAGCAGGTCGTCAACCAAGAATTGCTTTCCGTCATGGGTAAGACGACAGAGGAACTGCCGCCAGCGGAACGGAGCCGGGTGATGCAGGTGGTTGATAAACTTGAGGAAGAAGTTGCGCTGCAACTGGTGGTCGCCATCGACATGAGCGCAAGCATGAAGGAGAAAATACCGACGGTTCGTGAAGCCGTACGCGATCTCGCCCTGTCCCTCCAAGTGCGCGTCGGACGCGCTCAAGTTGCCGTACTGTCCTTTCCCGGACAAGGTGATGCGCCAACCAAGTTGATTCAAGGATTCGCGGAGCAGGTGGATATGCAGGAGATGGAAATGTCCCTGCAAGCACGCGGCGGTACACCCACGGGTCCCGCTATTGACCACGCTGTCGAACTCATGATGAACGAGCGGCTGACTCATCGCGACGACATAGATGGCCCAAGGCGCGATTTCGCATGA
- the cmpA gene encoding cortex morphogenetic protein CmpA: protein MPEWLRSQLRRAFQNRDRKSVQMLNQAFFRYRNSRA from the coding sequence ATGCCAGAATGGCTGCGGAGTCAACTCAGGCGGGCGTTCCAGAATCGCGACAGGAAGTCCGTTCAAATGCTCAATCAAGCTTTCTTCCGATACCGTAACAGTCGAGCTTAG
- a CDS encoding ComE operon protein 2, translating to MHQTERTPNHRLSWDAFFASQSRVMALRSTCTRLSVGCVIVRDKRMIASGYNGSINHDEHCLDVGCKVVDGHCVRAIHAEQNALLQCARFGIATEGADLYVTHLPCLHCTKSIIQAGIQNIFYETVYRPDAYAQELLQTAGVNIRQVKSELEWLIHPNGEEI from the coding sequence ATGCACCAAACAGAACGAACACCGAACCACCGATTGAGCTGGGATGCGTTCTTTGCGTCTCAGAGTCGGGTGATGGCGTTGAGATCGACATGCACACGATTATCGGTCGGATGCGTCATTGTTCGCGACAAGCGCATGATTGCAAGTGGCTATAACGGCAGCATCAATCATGACGAACACTGTCTGGATGTGGGGTGTAAAGTCGTAGACGGTCACTGCGTTCGAGCGATTCACGCGGAACAGAATGCGCTTCTGCAGTGCGCACGCTTTGGCATCGCGACAGAAGGCGCAGACCTTTATGTCACGCACCTGCCGTGCCTTCACTGTACGAAGAGCATCATCCAGGCGGGCATTCAAAACATTTTCTACGAAACCGTTTATCGACCTGATGCGTACGCACAGGAGCTTCTTCAGACGGCTGGGGTAAATATTCGGCAAGTGAAGAGTGAATTGGAATGGCTAATCCACCCGAACGGCGAAGAAATTTGA
- the tilS gene encoding tRNA lysidine(34) synthetase TilS codes for MQLELDVKRLIDRYIATNHSIVAGVSGGVDSMVLLYCLRQLAERVDRLSSLLIVHVHHGLRETADRDAEFVHDYCQKSGIPVRIERVHVPTEQGIGLEAAARDVRYKALVSAAKACSNAVIALAHHEDDQIETFMLRWLRGTGLHGLGSMRRVGEREGVPLLRPLLHTSRGAIEEFARAHDIPHIEDESNQDDRYVRNYLRHQVIPKLRSVQSDLGPVTSRLTEYLQADDDFLHMEAKALCEQMVSERTDLHVRIDLPRLVHAHVSLQRRAIHILLNCFASTGWSHRHVQAVLQLAQHDESPSASIQLRKGLSAWRSYDSLYIGFDMVTERAEPETWVWNLYEEARFQIIRKQMHWHFRAVQLSQSVDTVHRNGGLWRLLLPPVSSVQIRCGEPRALRVRPLGLGGSKKLQDVFTDKKIPRLFRSDWPIIYIDDDIAWIPGVVRTEMHTIHPSEARGWVILAHLGRGSCEEMRTLSSNMQRMIRE; via the coding sequence ATGCAACTAGAATTAGACGTCAAACGGCTGATTGACCGATACATCGCCACAAATCATTCTATCGTCGCCGGTGTCTCCGGCGGTGTCGATTCCATGGTCCTGTTGTATTGTCTTAGGCAACTTGCGGAACGGGTGGATCGACTGAGTTCGCTGCTCATCGTCCACGTCCACCATGGGTTGCGAGAAACTGCGGATCGTGATGCTGAATTTGTTCACGACTATTGCCAGAAGTCCGGGATACCCGTTCGCATCGAGCGCGTTCACGTACCAACTGAGCAAGGCATCGGTCTCGAAGCCGCAGCGCGAGATGTGCGCTATAAGGCACTCGTTTCCGCTGCTAAAGCGTGTTCAAACGCGGTTATCGCGCTCGCGCACCACGAGGACGATCAAATTGAGACGTTCATGTTGCGCTGGCTGCGCGGAACCGGCCTCCACGGACTGGGCAGCATGAGGCGCGTGGGCGAACGTGAGGGCGTGCCTCTCCTGAGACCGTTGCTTCATACTAGTAGAGGTGCCATCGAGGAGTTTGCACGCGCTCACGACATTCCGCACATTGAAGATGAGAGCAACCAGGATGATCGATATGTTCGCAACTATTTGCGTCATCAGGTGATTCCTAAGCTCAGGTCAGTCCAGTCCGATTTGGGCCCCGTCACGTCGCGGCTGACGGAGTATTTGCAGGCGGACGATGACTTTTTGCACATGGAGGCAAAGGCCCTATGTGAACAAATGGTGAGCGAACGGACAGACTTGCACGTACGAATTGATTTACCTCGACTTGTGCATGCCCATGTTTCTTTACAACGACGAGCGATTCACATACTATTGAATTGTTTCGCGTCAACAGGTTGGTCACATCGTCACGTCCAAGCGGTTTTGCAGCTTGCCCAGCACGATGAAAGTCCTTCCGCATCGATTCAGCTCCGCAAAGGTCTCTCGGCATGGCGGAGCTATGACAGTTTGTACATAGGGTTTGACATGGTTACCGAGAGAGCAGAACCTGAGACGTGGGTTTGGAACCTATATGAAGAGGCGAGATTCCAAATCATAAGGAAACAAATGCACTGGCATTTCCGTGCTGTACAGCTGAGTCAATCAGTTGACACTGTGCATAGAAATGGCGGTTTGTGGCGACTCTTATTGCCACCCGTCTCGTCGGTTCAAATTCGATGTGGTGAGCCCCGCGCGTTACGTGTTCGGCCCCTCGGCCTCGGAGGCTCCAAGAAGTTACAGGACGTCTTCACAGACAAAAAGATTCCACGTCTTTTTCGATCCGATTGGCCAATCATCTATATTGATGATGACATAGCGTGGATTCCTGGGGTCGTCCGCACTGAAATGCACACCATTCATCCTAGTGAAGCGCGTGGATGGGTCATTTTGGCACATCTTGGTCGCGGATCTTGTGAAGAAATGAGGACATTGTCGTCCAACATGCAACGTATGATAAGGGAATAA
- the yabQ gene encoding spore cortex biosynthesis protein YabQ — MMDLFGNASYVIWMLAAGCAMGTTFDFYSTVTGATKYLRWLRPALDILFWVVSGLAVYYLTFITILGDFRLYTFLLLGVGYLVYRALFRRIVIGSAFAVVRFVKGLILFCGRVLYRLIGIPVIACVRVLYTLLHILYVIGCRIEDGVSAVIRVIFRIVFFPLRRYFHPEQPWRKKLRTVEQGFWEQLSNWLRKKPGSVS; from the coding sequence ATGATGGACCTATTTGGAAATGCGTCATACGTCATTTGGATGCTCGCGGCTGGTTGCGCGATGGGAACGACCTTTGACTTCTACAGCACGGTAACAGGGGCCACAAAGTATTTGAGGTGGCTGCGACCCGCTTTGGACATCCTGTTCTGGGTTGTCTCGGGACTAGCCGTATACTATCTGACGTTTATCACGATTCTCGGTGATTTCCGATTGTATACGTTCCTCTTGCTTGGTGTAGGTTATTTAGTGTATCGTGCTTTGTTTAGGCGGATCGTGATTGGTAGTGCATTTGCCGTTGTACGGTTTGTCAAAGGACTCATTCTCTTCTGCGGGCGAGTTTTATATCGGCTGATTGGCATACCCGTCATCGCATGTGTGCGTGTCCTTTATACTCTGTTACACATTTTATACGTGATTGGTTGTCGCATTGAAGATGGCGTGTCGGCTGTGATCCGGGTCATTTTTCGGATCGTATTCTTTCCGCTGCGGCGATATTTTCATCCGGAACAGCCGTGGAGAAAAAAACTTCGTACGGTAGAGCAGGGTTTTTGGGAACAGTTGTCGAATTGGTTGAGGAAGAAGCCTGGATCGGTTTCGTAA
- a CDS encoding YabP/YqfC family sporulation protein has protein sequence MSAGDSHNHDHDIRLRGRSELEITGVQKVSSFDVHAFELVTTAGHLHIEGDALHMKHFDVQAGIVRIEGRIIGLQYDDDAKKKTFVGRLLR, from the coding sequence TTGAGTGCGGGGGATTCACACAACCACGACCATGACATACGACTGCGCGGGCGATCTGAACTTGAAATCACAGGCGTACAAAAGGTCTCGAGCTTCGACGTCCATGCTTTTGAACTGGTGACGACAGCGGGGCATCTTCATATTGAAGGTGACGCGCTGCATATGAAGCATTTCGATGTACAAGCGGGGATCGTTCGGATTGAGGGACGAATTATCGGGCTTCAATACGACGACGATGCGAAGAAAAAGACGTTTGTTGGGCGGTTGCTGCGATGA
- a CDS encoding RNA-binding S4 domain-containing protein, which produces MRLDKFLKVSRLIKRRTLAKQICDAGRVTVGDRVAKASTDVGVGDTLSIRYGNKTVTVEVRKILEHPRRDEALELYHVVSTVARNDVEPEYVDDEDSD; this is translated from the coding sequence TTGCGCCTAGACAAGTTTTTGAAGGTCTCACGACTCATAAAGCGTCGCACGTTGGCTAAGCAGATTTGCGACGCCGGTCGTGTGACAGTGGGTGACCGAGTCGCGAAAGCTTCGACAGATGTTGGAGTCGGTGACACGCTCAGTATTCGCTACGGCAACAAAACCGTCACGGTGGAAGTCCGTAAAATACTAGAGCATCCTCGTCGTGATGAAGCTCTGGAGCTATACCATGTCGTTTCAACTGTCGCGCGAAACGACGTGGAGCCCGAGTACGTTGATGACGAGGATTCCGACTGA
- the hpt gene encoding hypoxanthine phosphoribosyltransferase, whose protein sequence is MHPDVERILFDEQTILAKVEQLGAQLSSDYRDKNPLFICILKGATLFMADLVKRVEVPMEMDFMAISSYGASSQSSGVVRILKDLERPIEGRHVVIVEDIVDTGLTLKYLQDTLIHRRAASVRIVSLFDKPSGRKVDIVPDYYGFTVPNAFIVGYGLDYAEQYRNLPFVGVLKSDIYSTSETD, encoded by the coding sequence ATGCACCCCGACGTAGAACGCATCTTATTCGATGAACAGACCATTCTTGCGAAAGTGGAACAACTTGGTGCGCAGTTGAGTTCAGACTACCGTGACAAGAATCCACTTTTTATCTGTATTCTGAAAGGCGCAACGCTGTTTATGGCAGATCTAGTCAAGCGCGTTGAAGTTCCGATGGAAATGGACTTCATGGCCATTTCGAGTTATGGGGCATCGTCCCAGTCGTCCGGTGTTGTCCGCATTTTGAAAGATCTAGAGCGTCCCATCGAAGGACGGCACGTTGTCATTGTGGAAGACATCGTAGACACAGGACTTACTTTGAAGTACTTGCAAGACACATTAATCCACCGCAGGGCTGCATCTGTGCGCATCGTTTCTCTGTTCGACAAACCAAGCGGACGGAAAGTTGATATTGTGCCGGATTACTACGGTTTTACCGTGCCAAATGCCTTCATTGTCGGTTATGGATTAGATTATGCAGAGCAATACCGCAATCTACCATTTGTGGGTGTATTGAAATCTGACATCTATTCGACAAGCGAAACGGACTGA